The following is a genomic window from Geobacillus subterraneus.
TCCGACCGTTCTGTTATGCGACGAAGCCACATCAGCGCTTGACCCAAGCACGACCAAATCCATTTTGGAACTACTGAAACAGATTAACCGTGAGCTCGGTATTACGATCGTCTTGATCACCCACGAAATGGAAGTGGTCAAACATATATGCGACCGCGTTGCCGTCATGCAAAACGGCAAAGTGATTGAAATCGGCACTGTGTATGATCTGTTTACCAATCCGAAAGAGGAATTGACGAAATCGTTTATCCATAGTGTCTTGCATGTTGACTTGCCTGCACATTTATGGGAAAAGCATACAGGGACGATCGTGAAAATCCAGTTCCAAGGGGAAAGCGCGACGGAAACAATTGTTTCCGATATGCTGCAGCAATTCACAGTAAAAGGAAATATTTTGCATGCTAAAATTGAGTATATTCAAGACAAACCGCTCGGTATGTTTGTGATGGAGCTGATCGGAGAAGAAGACGAAATTAGGCGGGCGATGGACTATATCGCCAACCGGACGAACGGATTGGAGGTGATTTCGCATGCTGCTTGATACATTCATAGGCTTGCTTCCGGAGTTGAATAAGGCGTTTTTCGAAACGATTTATATGGTGGCCATTTCCTTGTTCGTCGCGATCATTGTTGGGTTGCCGCTTGGCGTTTTGCTTTTTGTCACCGACCGCGGCTTGTTTTTGGAACATGCCATATTGAAATCGGTTCTTGGCTTTCTTGTCAATATGATTCGATCGATTCCGTTTATCATTTTGCTTGTCGGCCTCTTGCCGCTGACAAAGCTCATCACCGGAACTACGATCGGGCCGACGGCAGCCTCTGTTTCCTTATCGGTGGCGGCTATTCCATTTTTCGCGCGAATGGTGGAAACCTCGATGCGCGAAATTGACAAAGGCGTCATTGAAGCGGCAGTAGCGGTTGGCGCGACGCCATGGATGATCATTAAAGATGTTCTGCTCCCGGAAGCCCGGCCCGGTATTGTGCAAGGAATAACGATTACAACGATCAGTTTAGTCGGCTATTCCGCAATGGCAGGGATTGTCGGCGGCGGCGGTGTCGGCGATTTAGCCATTCGTTTCGGCTACTACCGTTATGATAATACGATCAT
Proteins encoded in this region:
- a CDS encoding methionine ABC transporter permease, with protein sequence MLLDTFIGLLPELNKAFFETIYMVAISLFVAIIVGLPLGVLLFVTDRGLFLEHAILKSVLGFLVNMIRSIPFIILLVGLLPLTKLITGTTIGPTAASVSLSVAAIPFFARMVETSMREIDKGVIEAAVAVGATPWMIIKDVLLPEARPGIVQGITITTISLVGYSAMAGIVGGGGVGDLAIRFGYYRYDNTIMITTVVILICLVQIVQFAGDRIARLVDKR
- a CDS encoding methionine ABC transporter ATP-binding protein — encoded protein: MIDIQNVTKVYTTKKKQTIAVDNVSLTIRDGEIFGIIGYSGAGKSTLLRCLNALERPTSGRVLIDGIDLTALDGKELRQARQKIGMIFQHFSLVSSKTVFENIAFALKAAKKTKADIEKRVNELLDMVGLSDKRDAYPAQLSGGQKQRVGIARALANNPTVLLCDEATSALDPSTTKSILELLKQINRELGITIVLITHEMEVVKHICDRVAVMQNGKVIEIGTVYDLFTNPKEELTKSFIHSVLHVDLPAHLWEKHTGTIVKIQFQGESATETIVSDMLQQFTVKGNILHAKIEYIQDKPLGMFVMELIGEEDEIRRAMDYIANRTNGLEVISHAA